From the genome of Seriola aureovittata isolate HTS-2021-v1 ecotype China chromosome 6, ASM2101889v1, whole genome shotgun sequence, one region includes:
- the si:zfos-943e10.1 gene encoding GRAM domain-containing protein 2B isoform X4 produces the protein MPTVSRYMSFRSSKRLKLISSYPVDSSGGGLPEKVKKSRSSLSNGSIKKVETRKALSLEAAQIEIQQQHKTLTRQVAIRSQTFDVDSRGFEKTEGPSTQSSFIKHNKTFHKLFPDIPESEDLIHAYICALQKEVPYHGRLYITDTHACFYSSVLLKDTKVVIPVSCIHIVKKQNTALLVPNALSIRTTEGDKFLFVSLRNRESCYQLLRSVSPQIEDGSTNSSPVFSSAENSFDKSKLVQNSSQSSLDDSFDQFDGSESQSLQDQPLHRPHREAVPNCNSSPFRSLHMQQSDSSSSEELSASGGSWVWNVTEKAKSMLVQRETSTLNTLLFIYLILVVLLLLSSGYIGLRIVALEEQLTSLGALPEFTLQSGYRQDT, from the exons ATGCCTACTGTCAGTAGGTATATGAGTTTTCGTTCATCAAAGCGACTTAAATTGATCAG CAGCTACCCAGTAGACAGCAGTGGTGGCGGGCTGCcagaaaaagtgaagaaaagcaGGAGCAGCTTAAGCAATGGCAGCATCAAGAAGGTGGAGACCAGGAAAGCCTTGAGCCTGGAAGCAGCCCAAATCGAGATCCAGCAACAGCACAAAACCCTCACCAGACAAGTAGCCATCAG GTCGCAGACGTTCGATGTTGACAGCAGAGGCTTTGAGAAGACAGAAGGCCCAAGCACACAAAGT AGTTTCATAAAGCACAACAAGACATTCCACAAGTTGTTTCCAGACATTCCTGAGAGTGAAGACTTGATACATG caTACATCTGTGCGCTGCAGAAGGAAGTGCCCTACCATGGTCGGCTGTACATCACAGACACCCATGCCTGTTTCTACTCTTCAGTCTTACTCAAGGACACTAAG GTAGTGATTCCAGTTTCCTGCATTCACATTGTGAAGAAGCAGAACACAGCTTTGCTTGTGCCCAACGCCTTGTCGATCCGCACCACAGAAGGAGACAAG TTCCTGTTTGTGTCACTGCGGAACAGAGAATCATGTTATCAGCTGCTGCGTTCAGTCTCTCCTCAGATAGAG GATGGTAGCACAAATAGTAGCCCGGTCTTCTCCTCAGCCGAGAACAGCTTTGATAAGAGCAAACTTGTG CAGAACTCCAGCCAGTCCAGTCTGGACGACAGCTTCGACCAGTTCGACGGCTCTGAATCTCAATCTTTACAGGACCAGCCTCTGCATAGACcacacagag AGGCAGTGCCTAATTGTAATAGCTCGCCTTTCAGGAGCCTGCACATGCAGCAGAGTGATAGCTCGTCTTCAGAGGAGCTGTCTGCTTCAG GTGGATCGTGGGTTTGGAATGTGACAGAAAAGGCTAAGTCCATGCTGGTTCAGAGAGAAACCAGCACCCTCAACACTCTACTCTTCATTTACTTGATTTT ggttgtgctgctgctgctgtcttcaGGCTACATTGGTTTGCGTATCGTGGCTCTGGAGGAACAGCTGACATCCCTTGGGGCTCTGCCTGAGTTCACTTTACAGAGCGG GTACCGCCAAGACACATAA
- the si:zfos-943e10.1 gene encoding GRAM domain-containing protein 2B isoform X3, whose product MLENKRERLKTFLRKIDEKAIVRIKHFMKESYPVDSSGGGLPEKVKKSRSSLSNGSIKKVETRKALSLEAAQIEIQQQHKTLTRQVAIRSQTFDVDSRGFEKTEGPSTQSSFIKHNKTFHKLFPDIPESEDLIHAYICALQKEVPYHGRLYITDTHACFYSSVLLKDTKVVIPVSCIHIVKKQNTALLVPNALSIRTTEGDKFLFVSLRNRESCYQLLRSVSPQIEDGSTNSSPVFSSAENSFDKSKLVQNSSQSSLDDSFDQFDGSESQSLQDQPLHRPHREAVPNCNSSPFRSLHMQQSDSSSSEELSASGGSWVWNVTEKAKSMLVQRETSTLNTLLFIYLILVVLLLLSSGYIGLRIVALEEQLTSLGALPEFTLQSGYRQDT is encoded by the exons ATGCttgaaaacaagagagagagattgaaaaCCTTCCTCAGGAAGATCGACGAGAAGGCCATTGTCAGAATCAAGCACTTCATGAAAGAGAG CTACCCAGTAGACAGCAGTGGTGGCGGGCTGCcagaaaaagtgaagaaaagcaGGAGCAGCTTAAGCAATGGCAGCATCAAGAAGGTGGAGACCAGGAAAGCCTTGAGCCTGGAAGCAGCCCAAATCGAGATCCAGCAACAGCACAAAACCCTCACCAGACAAGTAGCCATCAG GTCGCAGACGTTCGATGTTGACAGCAGAGGCTTTGAGAAGACAGAAGGCCCAAGCACACAAAGT AGTTTCATAAAGCACAACAAGACATTCCACAAGTTGTTTCCAGACATTCCTGAGAGTGAAGACTTGATACATG caTACATCTGTGCGCTGCAGAAGGAAGTGCCCTACCATGGTCGGCTGTACATCACAGACACCCATGCCTGTTTCTACTCTTCAGTCTTACTCAAGGACACTAAG GTAGTGATTCCAGTTTCCTGCATTCACATTGTGAAGAAGCAGAACACAGCTTTGCTTGTGCCCAACGCCTTGTCGATCCGCACCACAGAAGGAGACAAG TTCCTGTTTGTGTCACTGCGGAACAGAGAATCATGTTATCAGCTGCTGCGTTCAGTCTCTCCTCAGATAGAG GATGGTAGCACAAATAGTAGCCCGGTCTTCTCCTCAGCCGAGAACAGCTTTGATAAGAGCAAACTTGTG CAGAACTCCAGCCAGTCCAGTCTGGACGACAGCTTCGACCAGTTCGACGGCTCTGAATCTCAATCTTTACAGGACCAGCCTCTGCATAGACcacacagag AGGCAGTGCCTAATTGTAATAGCTCGCCTTTCAGGAGCCTGCACATGCAGCAGAGTGATAGCTCGTCTTCAGAGGAGCTGTCTGCTTCAG GTGGATCGTGGGTTTGGAATGTGACAGAAAAGGCTAAGTCCATGCTGGTTCAGAGAGAAACCAGCACCCTCAACACTCTACTCTTCATTTACTTGATTTT ggttgtgctgctgctgctgtcttcaGGCTACATTGGTTTGCGTATCGTGGCTCTGGAGGAACAGCTGACATCCCTTGGGGCTCTGCCTGAGTTCACTTTACAGAGCGG GTACCGCCAAGACACATAA
- the si:zfos-943e10.1 gene encoding GRAM domain-containing protein 2B isoform X2 has translation MLENKRERLKTFLRKIDEKAIVRIKHFMKESSYPVDSSGGGLPEKVKKSRSSLSNGSIKKVETRKALSLEAAQIEIQQQHKTLTRQVAIRSQTFDVDSRGFEKTEGPSTQSSFIKHNKTFHKLFPDIPESEDLIHAYICALQKEVPYHGRLYITDTHACFYSSVLLKDTKVVIPVSCIHIVKKQNTALLVPNALSIRTTEGDKFLFVSLRNRESCYQLLRSVSPQIEDGSTNSSPVFSSAENSFDKSKLVNSSQSSLDDSFDQFDGSESQSLQDQPLHRPHREAVPNCNSSPFRSLHMQQSDSSSSEELSASGGSWVWNVTEKAKSMLVQRETSTLNTLLFIYLILVVLLLLSSGYIGLRIVALEEQLTSLGALPEFTLQSGYRQDT, from the exons ATGCttgaaaacaagagagagagattgaaaaCCTTCCTCAGGAAGATCGACGAGAAGGCCATTGTCAGAATCAAGCACTTCATGAAAGAGAG CAGCTACCCAGTAGACAGCAGTGGTGGCGGGCTGCcagaaaaagtgaagaaaagcaGGAGCAGCTTAAGCAATGGCAGCATCAAGAAGGTGGAGACCAGGAAAGCCTTGAGCCTGGAAGCAGCCCAAATCGAGATCCAGCAACAGCACAAAACCCTCACCAGACAAGTAGCCATCAG GTCGCAGACGTTCGATGTTGACAGCAGAGGCTTTGAGAAGACAGAAGGCCCAAGCACACAAAGT AGTTTCATAAAGCACAACAAGACATTCCACAAGTTGTTTCCAGACATTCCTGAGAGTGAAGACTTGATACATG caTACATCTGTGCGCTGCAGAAGGAAGTGCCCTACCATGGTCGGCTGTACATCACAGACACCCATGCCTGTTTCTACTCTTCAGTCTTACTCAAGGACACTAAG GTAGTGATTCCAGTTTCCTGCATTCACATTGTGAAGAAGCAGAACACAGCTTTGCTTGTGCCCAACGCCTTGTCGATCCGCACCACAGAAGGAGACAAG TTCCTGTTTGTGTCACTGCGGAACAGAGAATCATGTTATCAGCTGCTGCGTTCAGTCTCTCCTCAGATAGAG GATGGTAGCACAAATAGTAGCCCGGTCTTCTCCTCAGCCGAGAACAGCTTTGATAAGAGCAAACTTGTG AACTCCAGCCAGTCCAGTCTGGACGACAGCTTCGACCAGTTCGACGGCTCTGAATCTCAATCTTTACAGGACCAGCCTCTGCATAGACcacacagag AGGCAGTGCCTAATTGTAATAGCTCGCCTTTCAGGAGCCTGCACATGCAGCAGAGTGATAGCTCGTCTTCAGAGGAGCTGTCTGCTTCAG GTGGATCGTGGGTTTGGAATGTGACAGAAAAGGCTAAGTCCATGCTGGTTCAGAGAGAAACCAGCACCCTCAACACTCTACTCTTCATTTACTTGATTTT ggttgtgctgctgctgctgtcttcaGGCTACATTGGTTTGCGTATCGTGGCTCTGGAGGAACAGCTGACATCCCTTGGGGCTCTGCCTGAGTTCACTTTACAGAGCGG GTACCGCCAAGACACATAA
- the si:zfos-943e10.1 gene encoding GRAM domain-containing protein 2B isoform X1, whose translation MLENKRERLKTFLRKIDEKAIVRIKHFMKESSYPVDSSGGGLPEKVKKSRSSLSNGSIKKVETRKALSLEAAQIEIQQQHKTLTRQVAIRSQTFDVDSRGFEKTEGPSTQSSFIKHNKTFHKLFPDIPESEDLIHAYICALQKEVPYHGRLYITDTHACFYSSVLLKDTKVVIPVSCIHIVKKQNTALLVPNALSIRTTEGDKFLFVSLRNRESCYQLLRSVSPQIEDGSTNSSPVFSSAENSFDKSKLVQNSSQSSLDDSFDQFDGSESQSLQDQPLHRPHREAVPNCNSSPFRSLHMQQSDSSSSEELSASGGSWVWNVTEKAKSMLVQRETSTLNTLLFIYLILVVLLLLSSGYIGLRIVALEEQLTSLGALPEFTLQSGYRQDT comes from the exons ATGCttgaaaacaagagagagagattgaaaaCCTTCCTCAGGAAGATCGACGAGAAGGCCATTGTCAGAATCAAGCACTTCATGAAAGAGAG CAGCTACCCAGTAGACAGCAGTGGTGGCGGGCTGCcagaaaaagtgaagaaaagcaGGAGCAGCTTAAGCAATGGCAGCATCAAGAAGGTGGAGACCAGGAAAGCCTTGAGCCTGGAAGCAGCCCAAATCGAGATCCAGCAACAGCACAAAACCCTCACCAGACAAGTAGCCATCAG GTCGCAGACGTTCGATGTTGACAGCAGAGGCTTTGAGAAGACAGAAGGCCCAAGCACACAAAGT AGTTTCATAAAGCACAACAAGACATTCCACAAGTTGTTTCCAGACATTCCTGAGAGTGAAGACTTGATACATG caTACATCTGTGCGCTGCAGAAGGAAGTGCCCTACCATGGTCGGCTGTACATCACAGACACCCATGCCTGTTTCTACTCTTCAGTCTTACTCAAGGACACTAAG GTAGTGATTCCAGTTTCCTGCATTCACATTGTGAAGAAGCAGAACACAGCTTTGCTTGTGCCCAACGCCTTGTCGATCCGCACCACAGAAGGAGACAAG TTCCTGTTTGTGTCACTGCGGAACAGAGAATCATGTTATCAGCTGCTGCGTTCAGTCTCTCCTCAGATAGAG GATGGTAGCACAAATAGTAGCCCGGTCTTCTCCTCAGCCGAGAACAGCTTTGATAAGAGCAAACTTGTG CAGAACTCCAGCCAGTCCAGTCTGGACGACAGCTTCGACCAGTTCGACGGCTCTGAATCTCAATCTTTACAGGACCAGCCTCTGCATAGACcacacagag AGGCAGTGCCTAATTGTAATAGCTCGCCTTTCAGGAGCCTGCACATGCAGCAGAGTGATAGCTCGTCTTCAGAGGAGCTGTCTGCTTCAG GTGGATCGTGGGTTTGGAATGTGACAGAAAAGGCTAAGTCCATGCTGGTTCAGAGAGAAACCAGCACCCTCAACACTCTACTCTTCATTTACTTGATTTT ggttgtgctgctgctgctgtcttcaGGCTACATTGGTTTGCGTATCGTGGCTCTGGAGGAACAGCTGACATCCCTTGGGGCTCTGCCTGAGTTCACTTTACAGAGCGG GTACCGCCAAGACACATAA
- the si:zfos-943e10.1 gene encoding GRAM domain-containing protein 2B isoform X7 encodes MERRKGFLNPHDHCEDLGSYPVDSSGGGLPEKVKKSRSSLSNGSIKKVETRKALSLEAAQIEIQQQHKTLTRQVAIRSQTFDVDSRGFEKTEGPSTQSSFIKHNKTFHKLFPDIPESEDLIHAYICALQKEVPYHGRLYITDTHACFYSSVLLKDTKVVIPVSCIHIVKKQNTALLVPNALSIRTTEGDKFLFVSLRNRESCYQLLRSVSPQIEDGSTNSSPVFSSAENSFDKSKLVQNSSQSSLDDSFDQFDGSESQSLQDQPLHRPHREAVPNCNSSPFRSLHMQQSDSSSSEELSASGGSWVWNVTEKAKSMLVQRETSTLNTLLFIYLILVVLLLLSSGYIGLRIVALEEQLTSLGALPEFTLQSGYRQDT; translated from the exons atggagagaaggaaaggtTTTTTGAATCCACATGATCATTGTGAGGATCTGGGAAG CTACCCAGTAGACAGCAGTGGTGGCGGGCTGCcagaaaaagtgaagaaaagcaGGAGCAGCTTAAGCAATGGCAGCATCAAGAAGGTGGAGACCAGGAAAGCCTTGAGCCTGGAAGCAGCCCAAATCGAGATCCAGCAACAGCACAAAACCCTCACCAGACAAGTAGCCATCAG GTCGCAGACGTTCGATGTTGACAGCAGAGGCTTTGAGAAGACAGAAGGCCCAAGCACACAAAGT AGTTTCATAAAGCACAACAAGACATTCCACAAGTTGTTTCCAGACATTCCTGAGAGTGAAGACTTGATACATG caTACATCTGTGCGCTGCAGAAGGAAGTGCCCTACCATGGTCGGCTGTACATCACAGACACCCATGCCTGTTTCTACTCTTCAGTCTTACTCAAGGACACTAAG GTAGTGATTCCAGTTTCCTGCATTCACATTGTGAAGAAGCAGAACACAGCTTTGCTTGTGCCCAACGCCTTGTCGATCCGCACCACAGAAGGAGACAAG TTCCTGTTTGTGTCACTGCGGAACAGAGAATCATGTTATCAGCTGCTGCGTTCAGTCTCTCCTCAGATAGAG GATGGTAGCACAAATAGTAGCCCGGTCTTCTCCTCAGCCGAGAACAGCTTTGATAAGAGCAAACTTGTG CAGAACTCCAGCCAGTCCAGTCTGGACGACAGCTTCGACCAGTTCGACGGCTCTGAATCTCAATCTTTACAGGACCAGCCTCTGCATAGACcacacagag AGGCAGTGCCTAATTGTAATAGCTCGCCTTTCAGGAGCCTGCACATGCAGCAGAGTGATAGCTCGTCTTCAGAGGAGCTGTCTGCTTCAG GTGGATCGTGGGTTTGGAATGTGACAGAAAAGGCTAAGTCCATGCTGGTTCAGAGAGAAACCAGCACCCTCAACACTCTACTCTTCATTTACTTGATTTT ggttgtgctgctgctgctgtcttcaGGCTACATTGGTTTGCGTATCGTGGCTCTGGAGGAACAGCTGACATCCCTTGGGGCTCTGCCTGAGTTCACTTTACAGAGCGG GTACCGCCAAGACACATAA
- the si:zfos-943e10.1 gene encoding GRAM domain-containing protein 2B isoform X6: MERRKGFLNPHDHCEDLGSSYPVDSSGGGLPEKVKKSRSSLSNGSIKKVETRKALSLEAAQIEIQQQHKTLTRQVAIRSQTFDVDSRGFEKTEGPSTQSSFIKHNKTFHKLFPDIPESEDLIHAYICALQKEVPYHGRLYITDTHACFYSSVLLKDTKVVIPVSCIHIVKKQNTALLVPNALSIRTTEGDKFLFVSLRNRESCYQLLRSVSPQIEDGSTNSSPVFSSAENSFDKSKLVQNSSQSSLDDSFDQFDGSESQSLQDQPLHRPHREAVPNCNSSPFRSLHMQQSDSSSSEELSASGGSWVWNVTEKAKSMLVQRETSTLNTLLFIYLILVVLLLLSSGYIGLRIVALEEQLTSLGALPEFTLQSGYRQDT, encoded by the exons atggagagaaggaaaggtTTTTTGAATCCACATGATCATTGTGAGGATCTGGGAAG CAGCTACCCAGTAGACAGCAGTGGTGGCGGGCTGCcagaaaaagtgaagaaaagcaGGAGCAGCTTAAGCAATGGCAGCATCAAGAAGGTGGAGACCAGGAAAGCCTTGAGCCTGGAAGCAGCCCAAATCGAGATCCAGCAACAGCACAAAACCCTCACCAGACAAGTAGCCATCAG GTCGCAGACGTTCGATGTTGACAGCAGAGGCTTTGAGAAGACAGAAGGCCCAAGCACACAAAGT AGTTTCATAAAGCACAACAAGACATTCCACAAGTTGTTTCCAGACATTCCTGAGAGTGAAGACTTGATACATG caTACATCTGTGCGCTGCAGAAGGAAGTGCCCTACCATGGTCGGCTGTACATCACAGACACCCATGCCTGTTTCTACTCTTCAGTCTTACTCAAGGACACTAAG GTAGTGATTCCAGTTTCCTGCATTCACATTGTGAAGAAGCAGAACACAGCTTTGCTTGTGCCCAACGCCTTGTCGATCCGCACCACAGAAGGAGACAAG TTCCTGTTTGTGTCACTGCGGAACAGAGAATCATGTTATCAGCTGCTGCGTTCAGTCTCTCCTCAGATAGAG GATGGTAGCACAAATAGTAGCCCGGTCTTCTCCTCAGCCGAGAACAGCTTTGATAAGAGCAAACTTGTG CAGAACTCCAGCCAGTCCAGTCTGGACGACAGCTTCGACCAGTTCGACGGCTCTGAATCTCAATCTTTACAGGACCAGCCTCTGCATAGACcacacagag AGGCAGTGCCTAATTGTAATAGCTCGCCTTTCAGGAGCCTGCACATGCAGCAGAGTGATAGCTCGTCTTCAGAGGAGCTGTCTGCTTCAG GTGGATCGTGGGTTTGGAATGTGACAGAAAAGGCTAAGTCCATGCTGGTTCAGAGAGAAACCAGCACCCTCAACACTCTACTCTTCATTTACTTGATTTT ggttgtgctgctgctgctgtcttcaGGCTACATTGGTTTGCGTATCGTGGCTCTGGAGGAACAGCTGACATCCCTTGGGGCTCTGCCTGAGTTCACTTTACAGAGCGG GTACCGCCAAGACACATAA
- the si:zfos-943e10.1 gene encoding GRAM domain-containing protein 2B isoform X5, translated as MPTVSRYMSFRSSKRLKLISYPVDSSGGGLPEKVKKSRSSLSNGSIKKVETRKALSLEAAQIEIQQQHKTLTRQVAIRSQTFDVDSRGFEKTEGPSTQSSFIKHNKTFHKLFPDIPESEDLIHAYICALQKEVPYHGRLYITDTHACFYSSVLLKDTKVVIPVSCIHIVKKQNTALLVPNALSIRTTEGDKFLFVSLRNRESCYQLLRSVSPQIEDGSTNSSPVFSSAENSFDKSKLVQNSSQSSLDDSFDQFDGSESQSLQDQPLHRPHREAVPNCNSSPFRSLHMQQSDSSSSEELSASGGSWVWNVTEKAKSMLVQRETSTLNTLLFIYLILVVLLLLSSGYIGLRIVALEEQLTSLGALPEFTLQSGYRQDT; from the exons ATGCCTACTGTCAGTAGGTATATGAGTTTTCGTTCATCAAAGCGACTTAAATTGATCAG CTACCCAGTAGACAGCAGTGGTGGCGGGCTGCcagaaaaagtgaagaaaagcaGGAGCAGCTTAAGCAATGGCAGCATCAAGAAGGTGGAGACCAGGAAAGCCTTGAGCCTGGAAGCAGCCCAAATCGAGATCCAGCAACAGCACAAAACCCTCACCAGACAAGTAGCCATCAG GTCGCAGACGTTCGATGTTGACAGCAGAGGCTTTGAGAAGACAGAAGGCCCAAGCACACAAAGT AGTTTCATAAAGCACAACAAGACATTCCACAAGTTGTTTCCAGACATTCCTGAGAGTGAAGACTTGATACATG caTACATCTGTGCGCTGCAGAAGGAAGTGCCCTACCATGGTCGGCTGTACATCACAGACACCCATGCCTGTTTCTACTCTTCAGTCTTACTCAAGGACACTAAG GTAGTGATTCCAGTTTCCTGCATTCACATTGTGAAGAAGCAGAACACAGCTTTGCTTGTGCCCAACGCCTTGTCGATCCGCACCACAGAAGGAGACAAG TTCCTGTTTGTGTCACTGCGGAACAGAGAATCATGTTATCAGCTGCTGCGTTCAGTCTCTCCTCAGATAGAG GATGGTAGCACAAATAGTAGCCCGGTCTTCTCCTCAGCCGAGAACAGCTTTGATAAGAGCAAACTTGTG CAGAACTCCAGCCAGTCCAGTCTGGACGACAGCTTCGACCAGTTCGACGGCTCTGAATCTCAATCTTTACAGGACCAGCCTCTGCATAGACcacacagag AGGCAGTGCCTAATTGTAATAGCTCGCCTTTCAGGAGCCTGCACATGCAGCAGAGTGATAGCTCGTCTTCAGAGGAGCTGTCTGCTTCAG GTGGATCGTGGGTTTGGAATGTGACAGAAAAGGCTAAGTCCATGCTGGTTCAGAGAGAAACCAGCACCCTCAACACTCTACTCTTCATTTACTTGATTTT ggttgtgctgctgctgctgtcttcaGGCTACATTGGTTTGCGTATCGTGGCTCTGGAGGAACAGCTGACATCCCTTGGGGCTCTGCCTGAGTTCACTTTACAGAGCGG GTACCGCCAAGACACATAA